Proteins from one Pseudomonadota bacterium genomic window:
- the ftsA gene encoding cell division protein FtsA codes for MGYHPAKRPGDFFGPAPLPQRKSVVVSVLDVGTAKTSCMIARLKPKDDSYGPISGQRTHTVELLGFGHYRSQGLKSGYVIDLERAERSIRQAVHQAEKMADLTLDSILVSITAGRIGSQVLAAKVALDGHAVAEGDIARVLKAGSDHAVEPDRAILHAMPVGFALDGERGILDPRGMHGGELGVDMHIVTADMSPLRNLENCINNAHLGIEGYVSAGHASGLSVLSDDEMELGTVCIDLGAGTTAISVFYDGAFVHGDVLPVGGHHITMDLARGLSTKPEEAERLKTLYGSALPSAADDGELLTVPPVNGDGHEGGQQLPRSSLTRIIRPRVEETLEMVRDRLNAAGFGGLMARRLVLTGGGSQLNGLMELSRRILSRNVRLARPYGVEGLPEAAKGPAFAATAGLLIYPQRVRMVPRDHIIPVRATGTGGYLERVSQWLKSSL; via the coding sequence ATGGGCTATCATCCCGCAAAGCGCCCCGGTGATTTCTTCGGGCCGGCACCGTTGCCACAGCGTAAATCGGTGGTGGTTTCGGTCCTTGATGTCGGAACGGCGAAGACCAGCTGCATGATTGCGCGGCTCAAGCCGAAGGACGACAGCTATGGTCCGATCAGCGGGCAGCGCACACACACTGTGGAACTGCTTGGTTTTGGGCACTACCGGTCGCAGGGCCTGAAGTCTGGTTATGTGATTGATCTCGAACGTGCCGAGCGATCAATTCGACAAGCGGTTCACCAGGCAGAAAAGATGGCTGACCTAACGTTGGATTCGATCTTGGTATCGATCACAGCGGGGCGGATCGGTTCTCAGGTTTTGGCGGCCAAGGTCGCCTTGGACGGGCATGCCGTTGCTGAGGGTGACATTGCCCGGGTGCTTAAGGCCGGCAGCGATCACGCGGTCGAACCGGACCGTGCCATCTTGCACGCAATGCCGGTGGGGTTCGCTTTGGACGGTGAGCGCGGGATCCTTGATCCGCGCGGCATGCATGGCGGCGAGCTTGGTGTCGACATGCACATCGTGACCGCTGATATGAGCCCGCTGCGCAATCTCGAAAATTGCATCAACAATGCTCATTTGGGGATCGAGGGCTATGTCAGCGCGGGCCATGCCAGCGGCTTGTCCGTACTCTCAGATGACGAGATGGAGCTTGGAACGGTCTGTATCGACCTTGGTGCAGGGACAACAGCGATCAGCGTCTTCTACGACGGAGCCTTCGTTCATGGAGATGTCCTGCCGGTTGGGGGCCATCACATCACAATGGATTTGGCGCGTGGCCTGTCGACCAAGCCGGAGGAAGCCGAAAGGCTCAAGACGCTTTATGGCTCGGCGCTTCCAAGCGCAGCTGATGACGGGGAGCTTCTGACAGTTCCGCCGGTAAACGGCGACGGCCATGAGGGCGGGCAGCAGCTTCCACGTTCCTCGCTCACACGGATCATTCGACCCCGCGTGGAAGAAACGCTTGAGATGGTGCGTGATCGTTTGAACGCCGCCGGGTTCGGTGGGCTCATGGCCCGCCGGCTGGTGCTGACTGGCGGTGGTAGCCAGTTGAACGGGTTGATGGAACTATCTCGTCGTATCCTGTCTCGCAACGTTCGCCTTGCGCGACCCTACGGAGTGGAGGGGCTGCCGGAAGCTGCCAAAGGGCCGGCATTTGCCGCGACCGCAGGGCTGCTGATTTATCCGCAGCGCGTTCGCATGGTCCCGCGTGATCACATCATTCCTGTCCGTGCCACAGGTACGGGCGGCTATCTGGAAAGGGTGAGCCAATGGCTAAAAAGCTCACTTTGA
- a CDS encoding FtsQ-type POTRA domain-containing protein produces the protein MPPVILEDLLALPVVGRARRFLQPAVRIGHRMRIWARSVRHPNALLASLVVLPTVVFGFSIGERTAEPRAAFGEGLTSMTVALGFGVEQITIEGLRDTRQGDVLDYLAVAPETPLLGFDLEAARERVLALPWVADASVRKVYPDAIFVDITEHEPFARMLVGGRIHLVTVDGQEITDEIAGVHQRLPLVVGEGAPRKTDHFFAALAERPHVLEDVVALELIGERRWTLHMSDRVQVHLPEAGVDRALSELESMMRQHAILDRAIASIDLRRPEQLVVRLTDEGLNALQGSVGEGGA, from the coding sequence ATGCCGCCGGTGATCTTGGAAGATTTGCTTGCACTTCCGGTCGTCGGCCGCGCCCGCAGGTTCCTGCAGCCTGCCGTGCGCATCGGCCATCGGATGCGCATCTGGGCAAGGTCAGTGCGTCACCCCAACGCCTTGCTGGCCAGTTTGGTCGTGCTCCCGACCGTCGTTTTTGGCTTCTCCATTGGTGAGCGCACCGCAGAGCCTCGGGCTGCATTTGGAGAGGGCCTGACCTCGATGACGGTTGCGCTCGGCTTCGGCGTTGAGCAGATCACGATTGAAGGTCTTCGCGATACCCGCCAGGGCGACGTGCTGGACTACCTTGCGGTTGCGCCGGAAACCCCACTTTTAGGGTTTGACCTTGAGGCCGCAAGGGAGCGGGTCCTCGCGCTGCCTTGGGTGGCGGACGCGTCGGTGCGGAAAGTCTATCCGGACGCTATCTTTGTGGACATCACCGAGCATGAGCCGTTTGCCCGGATGCTTGTCGGCGGGCGCATTCATCTTGTGACAGTTGATGGGCAAGAGATCACCGATGAAATTGCCGGTGTCCACCAGCGGTTGCCGCTCGTGGTTGGCGAGGGTGCACCGCGGAAGACCGATCACTTCTTCGCGGCTTTGGCAGAACGGCCACATGTCCTCGAAGACGTCGTGGCGCTCGAACTTATTGGCGAGCGGCGCTGGACCCTGCACATGAGTGACCGGGTCCAGGTCCACTTGCCTGAGGCGGGCGTTGATCGCGCACTGTCAGAGCTCGAATCCATGATGCGTCAGCATGCTATTCTTGACCGCGCGATCGCCAGCATCGATCTGCGCCGCCCGGAGCAATTGGTGGTGCGGCTGACGGATGAGGGCCTCAATGCCTTGCAAGGCTCTGTGGGCGAGGGGGGAGCATAA
- a CDS encoding D-alanine--D-alanine ligase yields the protein MGKHVAVLMGGWSSERPVSLATGEPCADALESAGYRVSRVDVDRDIAQTLTDLKPDVAFNALHGPYGEDGTIQGILEVLEIPYTHSGVMASALAMNKDRAKVVMAASGVPVAKHKRTSRSEAASGHVMDPPYVIKPVCEGSSFGVLIVTADMEHPPQELFRDDWPYGDDLMAEHYVAGRELTCAVMGDVALGVIDIVTQGQQFYDYDAKYAEGGSEHILPAEVPSDIYSRVQAYSLAAHQALGCRGVTRADFRFDDMPMGTGELICLEVNTQPGMTPTSLVPEIAAYAGHSFEELVSWMVEDASCRR from the coding sequence ATGGGAAAACACGTCGCCGTGTTGATGGGTGGCTGGTCGTCTGAACGACCGGTCAGCCTGGCAACCGGTGAGCCGTGTGCCGACGCCTTGGAGAGCGCCGGCTATCGTGTGTCGCGGGTCGATGTTGATCGCGACATTGCACAAACATTAACCGATCTGAAGCCAGACGTCGCCTTTAACGCGCTTCATGGCCCTTACGGCGAGGATGGGACCATACAGGGTATCCTCGAAGTGCTTGAAATTCCCTACACCCACTCCGGGGTTATGGCGTCGGCGCTTGCCATGAACAAAGACCGTGCGAAGGTCGTTATGGCGGCGTCTGGCGTTCCGGTTGCCAAACACAAGCGGACGAGCCGCAGCGAGGCGGCTAGCGGGCATGTGATGGACCCACCCTATGTGATCAAGCCAGTCTGTGAGGGGTCCAGTTTCGGTGTTTTGATTGTCACCGCTGATATGGAGCATCCCCCGCAAGAGCTGTTTCGAGATGATTGGCCTTATGGCGATGATCTGATGGCCGAGCACTACGTCGCTGGCCGCGAGTTGACGTGCGCCGTCATGGGCGATGTTGCCCTTGGTGTCATCGATATCGTCACGCAGGGACAGCAGTTTTACGATTACGACGCCAAATATGCGGAGGGCGGCTCCGAGCACATTCTGCCTGCCGAGGTCCCCTCTGACATCTACTCACGCGTACAAGCCTACTCGCTTGCGGCTCATCAAGCTCTTGGCTGCAGAGGCGTAACGCGCGCGGACTTTCGCTTCGACGACATGCCAATGGGGACTGGCGAGTTGATCTGCCTTGAGGTCAACACGCAGCCCGGTATGACGCCGACCTCGCTGGTACCCGAGATTGCGGCTTATGCGGGTCATTCCTTCGAGGAGCTTGTTAGCTGGATGGTGGAGGATGCCTCATGCCGCCGGTGA
- the murB gene encoding UDP-N-acetylmuramate dehydrogenase, with product MTVVDGDDLLTRIGDATQRLRGKLRTNQPLAPFTWFRVGGPAALYFVPADVEDLQLFLAALPGDVPVHVMGLASNSLIRDGGIPGAVVRLTARPFNEVAVDGMRITAGAGMADKRLAAAALDAGLGGFHFYHGIPGGLGGALRMNAGANGVETTERVVSVDAVTRSGELITLSHTDMGFSYRNSQAAKDLIFVSATFEGEPAPRAEIEAAMKAVQEHRETNQPIKERTSGSTFKNPPGGSAWKCVDAAGLRGFKVGGAQMSPMHCNFMINTGDATAYDLETLGETVRQRVYEHSGTLLDWEVKRIGDFADGAHISHFEP from the coding sequence ATGACGGTGGTGGACGGCGACGATCTTCTGACACGTATCGGCGACGCAACGCAGCGCTTACGAGGGAAGCTGCGCACAAACCAACCTCTCGCGCCCTTCACCTGGTTTCGTGTGGGCGGCCCAGCGGCGCTCTATTTCGTTCCCGCAGACGTTGAAGATCTTCAGCTGTTTCTGGCGGCGCTGCCAGGTGATGTGCCCGTTCATGTCATGGGGCTGGCCTCAAACTCTCTGATACGCGATGGAGGCATTCCCGGTGCGGTCGTTCGGCTGACGGCCCGGCCCTTCAACGAGGTGGCGGTAGATGGGATGCGCATAACGGCAGGAGCGGGGATGGCCGATAAACGGCTTGCAGCGGCCGCTCTCGATGCTGGGCTTGGCGGGTTTCACTTCTATCACGGTATCCCAGGCGGCCTTGGCGGTGCGCTGAGGATGAACGCTGGAGCCAATGGGGTCGAAACCACCGAACGCGTTGTGTCTGTCGATGCTGTGACCCGTTCCGGGGAGCTTATAACACTGAGCCATACGGATATGGGTTTCAGCTACCGCAACTCGCAAGCAGCGAAAGATCTCATCTTTGTTTCGGCTACGTTCGAGGGTGAACCCGCGCCCCGAGCCGAGATCGAGGCGGCGATGAAGGCTGTCCAGGAGCACCGCGAGACGAACCAGCCCATCAAGGAACGGACCTCCGGCTCGACCTTCAAGAACCCTCCGGGCGGCTCAGCATGGAAATGTGTGGACGCCGCTGGGCTGCGTGGGTTCAAGGTGGGCGGTGCGCAAATGTCGCCGATGCATTGTAACTTCATGATCAATACCGGCGATGCGACAGCCTACGATCTTGAAACGCTTGGAGAAACCGTGCGCCAGCGCGTTTACGAGCACTCCGGAACGCTTCTCGATTGGGAGGTAAAGCGCATTGGCGACTTCGCGGACGGGGCGCATATCTCACATTTCGAGCCCTGA
- the murC gene encoding UDP-N-acetylmuramate--L-alanine ligase: MRLPEEIGPIHFVGIGGIGMSGIAEVLNTLGYTVQGSDISDNANVQRLRDMEITVSVGHGAENVEGAAVVVVSSAIKPDNPELQAARAGFIPVVRRAEMLAELMRLRSAIAIGGTHGKTTTTSIVASLLDAGGLDPTVINGGIINAYGTNARLGEGEWMVVEADESDGTFIKLPADVAVVTNIDAEHLDHYGDFEGVRAAFEQFVENVPFYGFAVMCLDHTEVQSLIGRIEDRRVITYGQNPQADVRAVNIRMEGPRSHFAIELRARGSDQIDCINGLSLPMPGLHNLLNATAGIAVAHHLGIPHDAIREGLARFSGVKRRFTHTGTWKGVDIYDDYGHHPVEISAVLKAARDATSGKVIAVVQPHRFTRLQSLFDQFAACFNDADRVVVAPVYAAGEQPIEGASRDDLVAAIRAHGHRYVSSIDGPEDLPNAISGVAEAGDSVICLGAGTITQWANALPQQLSEQAG; this comes from the coding sequence ATGCGTCTTCCTGAGGAGATCGGACCAATCCACTTTGTTGGCATTGGAGGGATAGGTATGTCGGGTATCGCCGAGGTGCTCAACACGCTCGGTTATACTGTCCAGGGCTCGGACATATCCGATAATGCGAACGTCCAACGGCTGCGTGACATGGAAATCACTGTGTCCGTCGGTCACGGTGCAGAAAATGTCGAGGGTGCTGCCGTTGTCGTTGTGTCGTCTGCGATCAAGCCAGACAACCCCGAGCTTCAGGCCGCGCGCGCAGGCTTCATCCCGGTGGTAAGACGTGCGGAAATGCTGGCCGAGCTGATGAGGCTCAGATCAGCGATAGCGATTGGCGGAACGCATGGGAAAACCACGACCACATCCATCGTCGCCAGTCTGCTCGATGCTGGTGGTCTCGATCCGACCGTGATCAATGGCGGAATCATCAACGCGTACGGGACAAATGCCAGGCTGGGCGAGGGCGAATGGATGGTCGTCGAGGCCGATGAAAGCGATGGTACCTTCATCAAGCTTCCCGCCGATGTCGCGGTGGTGACCAATATCGATGCGGAGCACCTCGATCACTATGGCGACTTCGAAGGTGTGCGAGCCGCGTTCGAGCAATTTGTCGAGAACGTGCCGTTCTATGGTTTTGCGGTCATGTGCCTCGATCATACCGAGGTTCAAAGCCTGATCGGCAGAATCGAGGATCGGCGCGTCATTACTTATGGGCAGAACCCGCAAGCCGATGTCAGGGCAGTCAACATTCGGATGGAGGGGCCGCGCTCCCATTTTGCGATCGAGCTGCGCGCCCGAGGCTCAGATCAGATCGACTGCATAAACGGCCTTTCGCTGCCGATGCCTGGCCTGCACAACCTGCTGAACGCGACCGCTGGTATTGCTGTCGCGCATCATTTGGGAATTCCTCATGATGCGATCCGTGAGGGGCTGGCACGCTTTTCCGGGGTCAAACGGAGATTCACGCATACCGGTACTTGGAAGGGCGTCGACATCTACGATGACTATGGTCATCATCCGGTTGAGATCAGCGCGGTGTTGAAAGCAGCGCGCGATGCGACGTCAGGCAAAGTCATCGCTGTGGTTCAGCCACACCGTTTCACGCGTCTACAAAGTCTGTTTGATCAGTTTGCCGCCTGTTTCAACGATGCTGACCGCGTTGTGGTGGCGCCAGTCTACGCGGCCGGAGAGCAGCCCATAGAAGGAGCATCGCGCGACGATTTGGTTGCTGCGATCCGAGCGCACGGCCACCGTTACGTGTCGTCGATCGATGGGCCAGAGGACCTACCAAACGCAATCTCTGGCGTCGCGGAGGCGGGCGACAGCGTCATTTGTCTAGGTGCGGGCACAATCACGCAATGGGCCAATGCGTTGCCCCAGCAACTCTCCGAACAGGCTGGATGA
- the murG gene encoding undecaprenyldiphospho-muramoylpentapeptide beta-N-acetylglucosaminyltransferase → MAYFILCAGGTGGHLFPAQALSEALQKRGHTVDLMTDERADRYGVSFPARRTHIVPSATLSPRAPLKALSGAITLGKGFTKAFGLLGKERPDAIVGFGGYPTLPPLVAARMRGIPIVLHEQNAVLGRANGALARHAKLIATSFVQTDGIAKRVRADRIHTGNPVRGDVLAASQTAYRIPKDDAPFDLLVFGGSQGARVFADLVPAALEQCDAPVRQRVRVIQQCRPEDMVRVRDAYEVMGIPNDLGAFFVDMPARMAAAHLVIARSGASTVAELAAIGRPSILVPYPHALDHDQAKNAERIEAEGGAIVSLQKNIGPVRLAQLLTRLVDDGADELSAMAAAAKNTGRPDAVERLADEVQAVAGATEAIPRTQPSPSNARSDNASS, encoded by the coding sequence ATGGCATATTTCATTTTGTGCGCTGGGGGTACAGGGGGACACCTGTTTCCCGCGCAAGCCTTGAGCGAAGCGTTACAGAAACGCGGTCATACAGTCGATCTGATGACCGACGAACGTGCTGATCGTTACGGTGTTTCGTTCCCAGCTCGGCGAACACACATTGTCCCGTCAGCGACGCTCTCCCCACGTGCACCACTCAAGGCGCTAAGTGGCGCCATCACGCTTGGTAAGGGCTTTACAAAAGCCTTTGGGCTTTTGGGCAAAGAGCGCCCTGACGCCATCGTCGGTTTTGGCGGCTATCCGACACTGCCACCGCTTGTTGCCGCCCGAATGCGTGGAATACCAATCGTCCTTCATGAACAAAACGCTGTTCTGGGCCGGGCAAACGGCGCTCTGGCGCGGCACGCTAAGCTCATTGCTACCAGCTTTGTGCAGACCGATGGTATTGCCAAACGCGTCCGTGCCGACCGTATCCACACGGGCAACCCCGTCCGCGGTGATGTTCTAGCCGCATCGCAAACCGCCTACCGCATACCAAAAGATGACGCTCCGTTTGACCTTCTTGTGTTCGGCGGCAGTCAGGGGGCACGGGTCTTCGCGGACTTGGTGCCGGCCGCTTTAGAACAGTGCGATGCGCCTGTCCGCCAGCGGGTTCGTGTCATCCAACAGTGTCGCCCCGAAGATATGGTTCGGGTTCGCGACGCCTATGAAGTGATGGGTATTCCCAACGATCTTGGTGCTTTCTTTGTCGACATGCCGGCACGGATGGCTGCCGCCCACCTGGTCATTGCGCGATCGGGCGCTTCGACTGTGGCTGAGTTGGCAGCGATTGGCCGCCCTTCCATTCTGGTCCCCTACCCACACGCGCTGGACCATGATCAGGCCAAAAATGCCGAACGTATCGAGGCAGAAGGCGGGGCGATTGTGAGCCTTCAGAAGAACATTGGGCCGGTGCGCTTGGCCCAACTGTTGACGCGGTTGGTTGATGATGGCGCAGACGAGTTGTCTGCCATGGCAGCCGCAGCGAAGAATACCGGGCGCCCCGACGCTGTCGAGCGGCTGGCTGACGAAGTTCAAGCCGTTGCTGGTGCGACCGAAGCCATCCCCCGTACGCAGCCGTCACCCAGCAACGCGAGGTCTGACAATGCGTCTTCCTGA
- a CDS encoding putative peptidoglycan glycosyltransferase FtsW, with protein sequence MASGKPLSDVGTSSPASDSNRLTRADRSPLGDWWWTIDKVSLLTMLLLLTIGIVMSFAASPPIARDLNLSNEFHFVHKHLVFLIPTLGLMVALSMMDKQLIVRLSLLLFFGAIGGMLLAIAFGAEIKGSRRWVDLGFFQMQPSEFVKPALVVVCAWLFAEHAKRPDLKANLMAAGLFVLTGAILIAQPDIGQTVLVTGVWGLLFFVAGMSWVWIGVLGSLALSGIGAAYVFIPHVASRIDRFLNPESGDNHQTDRAIDSFVEGGLFGRGPGEGVVKEHLPDSHTDFLFAVIAEEFGILVCLMIVALYLFVFLRAVRCALTVEDLFSRFTIVGLVGLLAMQATINMGVNLQLLPAKGMTLPFLSYGGSSLFSVGITSGILLALTRRTPATRTGQPSTGHTLSPWRWSMQGRSS encoded by the coding sequence ATGGCTTCAGGCAAGCCGTTATCTGACGTTGGCACGTCCTCCCCTGCGAGCGATTCCAATCGACTAACGCGCGCCGATCGCTCTCCGCTGGGCGACTGGTGGTGGACGATTGACAAGGTGTCGCTGCTGACAATGCTCCTGTTGCTGACGATCGGCATTGTCATGTCGTTTGCCGCAAGTCCGCCAATCGCTCGCGACCTCAACTTGTCAAATGAGTTTCACTTCGTCCACAAGCACTTGGTTTTCCTCATCCCAACACTGGGCTTAATGGTGGCCCTGTCGATGATGGACAAGCAGTTGATCGTCCGGCTCAGCCTCCTGCTGTTCTTCGGAGCGATTGGCGGCATGCTGCTTGCAATTGCGTTCGGTGCTGAGATCAAGGGCTCGCGGCGATGGGTCGATCTCGGTTTCTTCCAGATGCAACCATCGGAATTTGTCAAACCCGCGCTCGTCGTTGTGTGCGCGTGGCTCTTTGCTGAGCATGCGAAGCGGCCAGATCTGAAGGCCAATCTGATGGCGGCAGGTCTTTTTGTGCTGACCGGTGCCATTCTTATTGCCCAGCCGGATATTGGCCAGACTGTTCTCGTTACAGGTGTCTGGGGCTTGCTGTTCTTCGTAGCCGGCATGAGCTGGGTTTGGATCGGAGTGCTTGGTTCGCTTGCCCTCTCGGGTATTGGTGCGGCCTACGTCTTCATTCCGCATGTGGCGAGCCGGATTGACCGGTTCCTGAACCCTGAAAGCGGTGACAACCACCAGACAGACCGAGCCATCGACTCGTTTGTGGAGGGAGGACTTTTCGGGCGGGGGCCTGGGGAGGGCGTCGTTAAAGAGCATCTTCCCGACAGCCACACCGATTTTCTGTTCGCGGTGATCGCAGAGGAGTTCGGTATCCTCGTGTGCCTGATGATTGTCGCACTCTACCTTTTTGTTTTCCTGCGCGCCGTTCGATGCGCGCTGACAGTGGAAGACCTGTTCAGTCGTTTCACGATTGTCGGCCTGGTTGGGCTTCTCGCCATGCAGGCCACCATCAATATGGGCGTGAACTTACAGCTTCTGCCGGCCAAGGGTATGACTCTGCCATTTCTGAGCTATGGCGGCTCTTCACTGTTTTCTGTTGGCATCACATCAGGGATCCTGCTCGCATTGACGCGCCGAACACCTGCAACGCGAACCGGGCAGCCCTCAACCGGCCACACGCTGTCGCCATGGCGGTGGTCAATGCAAGGTCGCTCGTCTTGA
- the murD gene encoding UDP-N-acetylmuramoyl-L-alanine--D-glutamate ligase has translation MIAPTVFAGQRLAVVGLGGSGLPTALALQKVGATIVCWDDGEGARSRAAQEALELTKPEAMRWSELDGLVLSPGIPLTHPEPHVSVVLANRHGVPIFGDIDLFFAQRAADAPDAPVIAITGTNGKSTTTALIAHALHELDVDAAMGGNIGVPVLELPAFAPGRTYVIECSSYQIDLAPGLAPTVGVHLNLSEDHLARHGTMPNYAAVKEKLVTASQHAIVGVDDPWSDAIAERCVKAGKPVTRISVTKSLPDGLCARGSEIMRSQSGEVERLFSLEGVESLRGSHNAQNACAAAASLLALGTEPSALSSALRSFSGLAHRMEPVATWRGMRFVNDSKATNADAAARALSSFDKIHWIVGGQAKSDGIEPLNGLFPQIVKAYLVGEAQERFAATLDGKLEFVRAGTVDVAVQMAADDAAETAAQSATILLSPACASWDQYASFEARGEAFKRAVATWIEAASASV, from the coding sequence ATGATCGCCCCAACAGTCTTCGCCGGACAGCGGCTGGCGGTCGTTGGGCTTGGCGGCTCTGGCCTGCCAACGGCTTTGGCTCTGCAGAAGGTTGGAGCGACTATTGTCTGCTGGGATGATGGCGAGGGCGCGCGCTCGCGCGCTGCACAGGAGGCGCTGGAGCTTACCAAGCCTGAGGCGATGCGTTGGTCGGAACTTGATGGCCTGGTTCTCTCGCCGGGCATCCCGCTGACCCACCCTGAGCCCCATGTCTCCGTCGTACTGGCTAATAGGCACGGCGTGCCGATTTTCGGCGACATCGATCTTTTCTTTGCGCAGCGCGCAGCGGATGCCCCGGATGCGCCGGTGATCGCCATAACTGGCACCAATGGTAAGTCGACCACGACTGCCCTCATCGCTCATGCATTGCATGAGTTGGACGTTGATGCTGCCATGGGCGGCAATATCGGGGTGCCAGTTCTGGAGCTGCCAGCTTTCGCGCCGGGGCGTACCTATGTGATCGAGTGTTCGTCCTATCAGATCGATCTGGCGCCCGGGCTTGCGCCGACCGTGGGCGTCCACCTTAACCTCTCCGAGGATCATCTCGCACGGCACGGCACAATGCCAAACTACGCGGCAGTGAAGGAAAAGCTCGTCACGGCGTCGCAGCATGCCATTGTCGGGGTCGATGATCCCTGGTCCGACGCGATCGCAGAGCGTTGCGTAAAGGCCGGTAAGCCTGTGACCCGTATCAGCGTGACGAAGTCCTTGCCCGACGGTTTGTGCGCCAGGGGAAGCGAAATCATGCGTAGTCAAAGCGGGGAGGTGGAACGCCTGTTTTCCCTCGAAGGCGTCGAGAGCCTGCGAGGCTCGCACAATGCGCAAAATGCGTGTGCTGCTGCGGCAAGTTTGCTGGCGCTTGGAACAGAACCTTCCGCGCTTTCTTCGGCCTTGCGCAGCTTTTCGGGGCTCGCCCACCGAATGGAGCCAGTCGCAACATGGCGTGGGATGCGCTTTGTGAACGATTCAAAAGCCACCAACGCAGACGCGGCAGCCCGCGCTTTAAGCTCTTTTGACAAGATCCACTGGATCGTTGGGGGTCAGGCAAAAAGTGATGGGATCGAGCCCCTTAACGGTTTGTTTCCGCAAATCGTCAAAGCTTATCTAGTCGGGGAGGCGCAAGAACGGTTCGCGGCGACCCTGGATGGAAAGCTTGAGTTCGTCCGTGCCGGAACTGTTGATGTGGCGGTGCAAATGGCGGCGGACGATGCGGCAGAGACAGCCGCTCAATCTGCAACCATCCTGCTATCTCCGGCATGCGCATCATGGGATCAGTATGCATCCTTCGAAGCGCGTGGTGAGGCGTTTAAGCGCGCGGTTGCAACCTGGATAGAGGCAGCAAGCGCGAGCGTGTAG
- the mraY gene encoding phospho-N-acetylmuramoyl-pentapeptide-transferase gives MFFWLSQLSDQVPLFNVFRYITFRTGGATVTGMLFVFLFGPTIIRALRVRQGRGQPIREDGPEGHLLTKKGTPTMGGLMILFGILFSTLLWADLTSPLVWTVLFVTAGFGGIGFYDDYLKVTKQSHAGFSGKARLVVEFVIAACAVYVLSVVSTPDLANQLTFPFFKDLLINLGWFFILFGAVVIVGAGNAVNLTDGLDGLAIVPVMIAAATFGLIAYLAGNAIFSDYLQIHFTPGTGELAVLCGAVIGASLGFLWFNAPPAQIFMGDTGSLALGGMLGAIAVATKHEIVLAIVGGLFVLEALSVIIQVASFKLTGKRVFRMAPIHHHFEQLGWTEPQVVIRFWIIAFVLALAGLSTLKLR, from the coding sequence ATGTTTTTCTGGTTGTCGCAACTCTCCGATCAGGTGCCGCTGTTCAACGTCTTTCGGTACATAACCTTTCGCACCGGCGGGGCGACAGTGACGGGCATGCTGTTCGTTTTCTTGTTCGGACCCACCATCATTCGTGCCTTGCGCGTCCGGCAGGGCAGGGGCCAGCCGATCCGGGAAGACGGACCCGAAGGGCATCTGTTGACCAAAAAGGGAACGCCCACCATGGGCGGTCTGATGATCCTGTTCGGAATCCTGTTTTCCACCTTGCTGTGGGCGGACCTTACGAGCCCGCTGGTCTGGACGGTTTTGTTTGTAACGGCGGGTTTTGGCGGCATCGGCTTCTACGATGACTATTTGAAAGTGACCAAGCAGTCGCACGCCGGGTTTTCAGGCAAGGCGCGCCTTGTGGTGGAGTTCGTCATTGCCGCTTGTGCCGTCTACGTTTTGTCGGTGGTCTCCACTCCCGATCTGGCCAATCAACTGACCTTCCCGTTCTTCAAGGATCTTCTGATCAATCTGGGCTGGTTTTTCATCCTTTTTGGGGCTGTGGTCATCGTCGGCGCCGGTAATGCCGTCAATCTGACGGATGGGCTTGACGGTTTGGCGATTGTTCCTGTGATGATTGCGGCGGCAACGTTTGGTCTGATCGCTTATCTTGCTGGTAACGCCATCTTCTCGGACTATTTGCAGATCCATTTTACGCCGGGAACGGGCGAACTTGCGGTCCTTTGTGGCGCGGTGATTGGCGCATCGCTCGGCTTTCTGTGGTTCAATGCCCCCCCGGCTCAGATATTCATGGGTGACACAGGTTCACTGGCGCTCGGCGGCATGTTGGGCGCCATCGCGGTGGCGACCAAGCATGAGATCGTGCTCGCCATCGTCGGCGGTTTGTTCGTGCTTGAAGCGCTCTCGGTCATCATTCAGGTCGCTTCTTTCAAGCTCACCGGTAAGCGCGTGTTCCGTATGGCACCGATCCACCACCATTTTGAGCAGCTTGGCTGGACCGAACCGCAGGTTGTCATCCGCTTTTGGATTATTGCGTTTGTGCTCGCACTCGCGGGCCTTTCGACCCTGAAGTTGCGATGA